A window from Musa acuminata AAA Group cultivar baxijiao unplaced genomic scaffold, Cavendish_Baxijiao_AAA HiC_scaffold_1139, whole genome shotgun sequence encodes these proteins:
- the LOC135581196 gene encoding elongation factor 1-alpha, with protein sequence MGKEKVHISIVVIGHVDSGKSTTTGHLIYKLGGIDKRVIERFEKEAAEMNKRSFKYAWVLDKLKAERERGITIDIALWKFETTKYYCTVIDAPGHRDFIKNMITGTSQADCAVLIIDSTTGGFEAGISKDGQTREHALLAFTLGVKQMICCCNKMDATTPKYSKARYDEIVKEVSSYLKKVGYNPDKIPFVPISGFEGDNMIERSTNLDWYKGPTLLEALDLIQEPKRPSDKPLRLPLQDVYKIGGIGTVPVGRVETGILKPGMVVTFGPTGLTTEIKSVEMHHEALQEALPGDNVGFNVKNVAVKDLKRGFVASNSKEDPAKEAANFTSQVIIMNHPGQIGNGYAPVLDCHTSHIAVKFAEILTKIDRRSGKELEKEPKFLKNGDAGFVKMIPTKPMVVETFSQYPPLGRFAVRDMRQTVAVGVIKSVEKKDPTGAKITKAAAKKK encoded by the exons ATGGGTAAGGAGAAGGTACACATAAGCATTGTGGTCATTGGCCATGTCGACTCTGGCAAATCGACAACTACTGgtcatcttatttacaagcttggTGGCATTGACAAGCGTGTGATCGAGAGATTTGAAAAGGAAGCTGCTGAGATGAACAAAAGATCATTCAAATATGCTTGGGTTCTTGACAAGCTTAAGGCCGAGCGAGAGCGTGGTATCACCATTGACATTGCGCTATGGAAGTTTGAGACCACAAAATATTACTGCACAGTCATTGATGCCCCTGGGCACCGAGACTTTATCAAGAATATGATCACAGGAACCTCTCAAGCTGACTGTGCTGTGCTCATTATAGACTCCACTACTGGTGGATTTGAGGCAGGTATTTCAAAGGACGGTCAGACCCGGGAACATGCTCTTCTTGCATTTACCCTTGGTGTCAAACAGATGATTTGCTGCTGCAATAAG ATGGATGCCACTACTCCAAAGTACTCCAAGGCTAGATATGACGAAATCGTGAAGGAGGTCTCTTCTTACCTCAAGAAAGTTGGTTATAATCCTGATAAGATTCCTTTTGTTCCCATTTCTGGTTTTGAGGGTGATAACATGATTGAGAGGTCCACCAACCTAGATTGGTACAAGGGTCCCACCCTTCTCGAGGCCCTTGACTTGATCCAAGAGCCAAAGAGACCCTCAGACAAGCCTCTTCGCCTTCCTCTACAGGATGTCTACAAGATTGGTGGCATTGGAACTGTCCCTGTGGGTCGAGTAGAGACTGGCATCCTTAAGCCTGGTATGGTTGTCACTTTTGGTCCTACTGGGCTTACAACTGAAATTAAGTCTGTGGAAATGCACCACGAGGCATTGCAAGAGGCCCTCCCCGGCGACAATGTTGGGTTCAATGTTAAGAATGTTGCTGTCAAGGATCTTAAGCGTGGCTTTGTTGCTTCTAACTCCAAGGAAGATCCTGCAAAGGAGGCAGCTAACTTCACTTCTCAGGTTATCATCATGAACCATCCTGGTCAGATCGGCAATGGTTATGCACCTGTGCTTGATTGCCACACCTCTCACATTGCTGTCAAGTTTGCCGAGATTCTTACCAAGATTGACAGGCGATCTGGGAAGGAGCTCGAGAAGGAGCCAAAGTTCTTGAAGAACGGCGATGCCGGTTTTGTCAAGATGATTCCTACCAAGCCCATGGTTGTCGAGACCTTTTCCCAGTATCCACCCCTTGGTCGTTTCGCCGTGAGGGATATGAGGCAAACAGTGGCCGTGGGTGTCATCAAGAGTGTTGAGAAGAAGGATCCAACCGGTGCTAAAATTACAAAGGCTGCTGCCAAGAAGAAATGA